CTACCCGCCCAACGAGAATATTATACCGCAGAACATCTGAATTGATATCTAAATTATGAAAATTCTTCGCTTCTCAACCCCCGATCTCTCCCCCCGGTATGGCTGGCTGCACGAAGCCCTTGTCGGTCAGCTGGATGGCGACCCCTTCAGCGCCTATCGTCGGCTCGACCCGGAATTCCCGGTCGAAACGGTCACGCTCCTGCCCCCTGTTCGGCCATCCAAGATCATCTGTGTGGGCCGCAACTTTGAAGCCCATGCCCGAGAGATGGATAACCCCGTGGATGAGATTCCATTGCTCTTCCTCAAGCCGCCCAGCAGTTTGACCGCACCGGGCAACCCGATCATCCTGCCACCCCAATCCCGCCAGGTGCAACACGAAGCTGAACTGGCTGTGGTGATTGGTAAACAGGGCCGCTGGATCCATCCGGATAACGCCATGGACCACGTCTTCGGTTACACCATCGCCAATGACGTCACCGCCCGTGACCTGCAGCGTTCGGACCGCCTCTTCACCCGCGCCAAGGGCTTCG
This Chloroflexota bacterium DNA region includes the following protein-coding sequences:
- a CDS encoding fumarylacetoacetate hydrolase family protein; protein product: MKILRFSTPDLSPRYGWLHEALVGQLDGDPFSAYRRLDPEFPVETVTLLPPVRPSKIICVGRNFEAHAREMDNPVDEIPLLFLKPPSSLTAPGNPIILPPQSRQVQHEAELAVVIGKQGRWIHPDNAMDHVFGYTIANDVTARDLQRSDRLFTRAKGFDTFCPLGPWIETDFDPSDALITCHVGDELRQMASTRDMVFTIPQLIVFASSIMTLEPGDLILTGTPAGVGDLTAGISVSITIEGLGTLTNPVLSEAD